A genome region from Euphorbia lathyris chromosome 4, ddEupLath1.1, whole genome shotgun sequence includes the following:
- the LOC136227099 gene encoding uncharacterized protein: MNFPSSSMDRVTEIDLNVDISHGDFRQNEIGYILPDLNGFEEAEALSIDLNDIEGEHIPYQTSKRKYLSNAQRRAIYDMLLQKSIDGKLPKGTTNSVASIFSVGIRLVQRVWKQWKNDGLHADVSHKRTKNCGRKRIQIDWNRFREIPLQQRTTLSSLAYAMDMKRTTMFRRLQSGAIRRHSNAIKPLLKEENKRSRLKFCISMLEESSIPHDPTFKEMYNIVHIDEKWFQMTKKNQNYYLLPDEEDPLRTCKSKNFIGKVMFLVALARPRFDVERNEIFSGKICVFPLVTQMPAKRNSVNRAAGTLETKPINSITRDVIRSYLIGKVLPAIKEKWPRVDCRDPIFIQQDNARTHIDQNDEEFCQAASQGFTV; encoded by the exons ATGAATTTTCCTTCATCATCCATGGACAGAGTGACTGAAATAGATCTAAATGTTGATATTAGTCATGGAGATTTCAGACAAAATGAAATAGGCTATATTCTACCAGACCTTAATGGCTTTGAGGAAGCAGAAGCTTTGAGTATTGATCTCAATG ATATAGAAGGTGAACATATACCATACCAGACAAGTAAGAGGAAATATTTATCCAATGCTCAACGTCGAGCAATATACGATATGTTGTTACAGAAAAGCATTGATGGAAAATTGCCTAAAGGGACGACCAATTCAGTGGCATCAATATTTTCGGTTGGTATTCGGCTTGTTCAACGCGTTTGGAAACAATGGAAAAATGACGGATTACATGCTGATGTTTCGCATAAAAGGACAAAGAATTGTGGTCGTAAGAGAATTCAGATTGACTGGAATCGATTTCGTGAAATCCCTTTGCAGCAGCGGACAACCCTTAGCTCTTTAGCTTATGCTATGGACATGAAAAGGACTACAATGTTTAGACGTTTGCAATCTGGAGCAATACGAAGACATTCAAATGCTataaaacctcttttaaagGAAGAAAATAAGAGATCCCGGTTGAAATTTTGCATATCAATGCTTGAAGAAAGCAGTATCCCACATGATCCAACGTTTAAAGAGATGTACAATATTGTCCATATTGATGAGAAATGGTTCCAGATGacaaagaaaaatcagaattaTTACTTACTTCCGGATGAAGAAGACCCATTACGCACATGTAAAAGCAAAAACTTTATTGGGAAAGTCATGTTTTTAGTTGCCTTAGCTCGACCAAGATTTGATGTTGAAAGAAATGAAATTTTCTCTGGGAAGATCTGTGTGTTTCCTTTGGTTACTCAAATGCCAGCCAAAAGGAACAGTGTTAACAGAGCTGCAGGGACTTTAGAGACTAAACCAATAAATTCAATTACTAGAGATGTTATAAGGTCTTACTTGATCGGTAAAGTACTACCGGCAATTAAGGAAAAATGGCCAAGAGTAGATTGTAGGGATCCAATATTTATTCAGCAGGACAATGCAAGAACACACATTGATCAAAACGATGAAGAATTTTGCCAAGCTGCTAGCCAAG GCTTTACAGTATAA
- the LOC136226379 gene encoding actin-related protein 3-like, whose product MDPTSRPAVVIDNGTGYTKMGFAGNVEPCFILPTVVAVNESFLNQTRTSSKANFLAQHSAGVMADLDFYIGEEAVSKSRSSTTYNLSYPIKQGQVDNWDAMERYWQQCIFNYLRCDPEDHYFLLTESPLTAPESREYTGEIMFETFNVPGLYIAVNSVLALAAGYTTSKCEMTGVVVDVGDGATHIVPVADGYVIGSSIKSLPMAGKDVTLFIQELMRERGENVPPEDSFDVARKVKEMYCYTCSDIVKEFNKHDKEPSKYIKHWRGIKPKTGAPYSCDIGYERFLGPEVFFSPEIYSSDSVTPLPVVIDRCIQSAPIDTRRALYKVLFFVVCNSTTTR is encoded by the exons ATGGACCCTACCTCTCGCCCTGCTGTCGTCATCGACAACGGCACCGG gTATACTAAAATGGGTTTCGCTGGAAATGTAGAACCGTGTTTtattttaccgactgtagtagctGTAAACGAGTCCTTTCTAAACCAAACCAGAACTTCTTCGAAGGCGAATTTCCTAGCCCAGCATAGCGCTGGGGTTATGGCCGATTTGGACTTCTATATTGGAGAAGAGGCGGTTTCCAAATCGAGATCCAGTACTACTTATAATCTTAGCTATCCAATCAAACAAGGTCAGGTCGATAATTGGGATGCCATGGAAAGGTATTGGCAGCAGTGTATTTTCAATTATTTGCGCTGCGATCCAGAGGATCATTACTTTCTTTTGACCGAGAGCCCGCTTACTGCACCGGAGAGTCGAGAATATACCGGCGAGATTATGTTCGAGACTTTTAATGTGCCTGGGCTTTATATTGCGGTCAATTCGGTGCTTGCTCTAGCAGCTGGGTATACCACATCAAAG TGTGAGATGACAGGGGTTGTGGTGGATGTTGGAGATGGGGCTACTCATATTGTACCGGTTGCTGATGGTTATGTTATCGGGAGCAGCATTAAGTCACTTCCTATGGCTGGCAAAGATGTTACTCTCTTTATCCAGGAGCTCATGCGG GAAAGAGGAGAAAATGTACCACCAGAAGATTCATTTGACGTGGCTCGAAAGGTGAAGGAAATGTATTGTTATACTTGTTCTGACATTGTTAAG GAGTTCAACAAGCATGACAAAGAACCATCCAAGTATATTAAGCATTGGAGAGGAATTAAACCAAAAACAGGGGCACCATATTCTTGTGACATTGGCTATGAACGGTTTCTTGGACCTGAG GTTTTCTTTAGTCCTGAGATATATAGCAGTGACTCTGTCACTCCTTTACCAGTTGTAATAGACAGGTGCATTCAGTCTGCACCGATTGATACAAGGAGGGCTTTGTATAAGGTACTTTTTTTTGTTGTGTGTAACAGTACAACTACAAGATGA